The Paenibacillus sophorae genome has a segment encoding these proteins:
- a CDS encoding glycosyl hydrolase family 18 protein, translated as MNRRQKHGHGRAVRRSGVLRRLAGLLIIAAAAYALIFYILPNPLHVDPEWKGTDKPIFVKGQYTGFSASGTGDNLLLPLPILEKAVDPSIRYESGTKSVILSTDSKLLYMQADKTAASLNNKPIQLRLAPEERDGVTYLPAEPLKSLYGLDVQENADTGAVLLMAAGETFPLGEVKEDKAVLRTEATIHAPILANMTPGTKLRIWSRHGEWLYAQMNNGFAGYVKAAGIAETGIKTVEKTTSEPTRAERSWDGKAVSLTWEAVYDRNPNPGSIGKLNGVNVVSPTWFKIVDGEGNVRSQADQAYVKWAHDQGMEVWGLLSNDFDPDLTTQALSTYEKRMRTIVQMLEYCDLYNLDGVNIDFENVYTKDGGNVTQFMRELKPMAQAKNLILSIDVTPKSNSEMWSLFLDRRSLGTLADFMIVMAYDEHWASSPEAGSVASLSWSRNSVERILEEDAVPAKKLVLGVPLYTRIWTEKKAAGKTEVSSKAVSMDAVADIIRSKKLTPVFFENAGQNYVEYKEDGVLRKIWIEDKVSLQSRVKLAKSLNLGGIATWNRSFAGVGAWEALSGIHQ; from the coding sequence TTGAACAGAAGACAGAAGCATGGACACGGACGCGCCGTTAGGCGAAGCGGTGTTCTTCGCAGACTTGCAGGATTGTTAATCATTGCGGCAGCGGCATATGCGTTAATCTTTTATATACTGCCAAATCCCCTTCACGTCGATCCGGAGTGGAAAGGAACGGACAAGCCTATTTTCGTCAAGGGCCAATATACCGGATTTTCCGCTTCCGGAACCGGGGATAACTTGCTGCTGCCTCTTCCGATTTTGGAGAAAGCGGTAGATCCCTCTATCCGGTACGAATCCGGGACAAAGTCGGTCATTCTTTCAACGGACAGCAAGCTTTTATATATGCAGGCAGACAAGACGGCGGCCAGCCTTAACAATAAGCCGATTCAGCTTAGGCTGGCTCCCGAAGAACGGGATGGAGTCACCTATTTGCCGGCCGAACCGCTTAAAAGCTTATATGGCCTCGATGTGCAGGAGAACGCGGATACGGGAGCGGTTCTGTTAATGGCCGCCGGTGAGACGTTCCCACTCGGAGAAGTGAAGGAAGATAAGGCCGTGCTGCGTACCGAGGCGACGATTCACGCGCCCATCCTAGCCAACATGACGCCCGGGACGAAGCTAAGAATCTGGAGCCGACACGGGGAGTGGCTGTACGCTCAAATGAATAACGGTTTTGCCGGTTATGTGAAGGCGGCGGGTATTGCGGAGACCGGAATCAAGACGGTGGAGAAGACAACATCCGAACCAACCCGGGCGGAGCGCAGTTGGGACGGCAAAGCCGTGAGCTTAACCTGGGAAGCCGTGTACGACCGAAATCCGAACCCTGGTTCCATCGGCAAGCTGAACGGCGTTAATGTCGTGAGTCCTACATGGTTCAAAATTGTGGATGGCGAAGGAAACGTACGCAGCCAGGCAGATCAGGCTTATGTGAAATGGGCACACGATCAAGGGATGGAAGTATGGGGACTTCTAAGTAATGATTTCGATCCCGACTTAACCACACAAGCGTTGTCCACCTATGAAAAACGGATGAGAACGATCGTACAAATGCTGGAATACTGCGATCTTTATAATCTGGACGGCGTTAATATCGATTTTGAAAATGTATATACCAAGGATGGCGGTAATGTAACGCAATTTATGCGCGAGCTGAAGCCGATGGCCCAAGCGAAAAATCTCATTCTATCCATCGACGTCACTCCCAAATCGAACAGCGAAATGTGGTCGCTCTTTCTCGACCGGCGCTCGCTGGGAACATTGGCCGATTTTATGATCGTGATGGCTTATGATGAGCACTGGGCTTCCAGCCCTGAGGCTGGTTCGGTCGCATCGCTCTCCTGGTCGCGGAACTCGGTAGAGCGCATTCTTGAAGAAGATGCAGTGCCGGCGAAGAAGCTTGTTTTGGGCGTTCCGCTGTATACCCGCATTTGGACAGAAAAAAAGGCTGCAGGAAAGACGGAAGTAAGCTCCAAGGCGGTTAGCATGGACGCCGTTGCGGATATTATCCGCTCCAAGAAGCTGACACCCGTATTTTTCGAAAATGCCGGACAAAACTATGTGGAGTACAAGGAAGACGGAGTTCTCCGCAAAATATGGATTGAAGACAAGGTGTCGCTGCAGTCGAGAGTGAAGCTGGCCAAGTCTTTGAACCTGGGAGGTATTGCGACCTGGAACCGCAGCTTTGCGGGAGTTGGGGCATGGGAAGCGCTGAGCGGAATTCATCAATAA
- a CDS encoding Fur family transcriptional regulator, whose product MGSGVQHALEQLKTTGVRITPQRHAILTYLMESMNHPTADEIYRALEPKFPSMSVATVYNNLKMFMEAGMVRELTYGDNSSRFDANVTDHYHIICQDCGKIEDFSYPALHEVERQAELTTGFIVNGLRMELYGICSCCAGKRH is encoded by the coding sequence ATGGGAAGCGGCGTACAGCACGCATTGGAACAATTGAAAACAACCGGTGTCCGTATTACGCCTCAGCGTCATGCGATTTTAACTTATTTGATGGAATCGATGAATCATCCTACCGCAGACGAGATCTATCGTGCACTGGAGCCGAAGTTTCCGAGCATGAGCGTGGCAACCGTGTACAATAACTTGAAAATGTTCATGGAAGCCGGAATGGTTCGCGAACTGACCTATGGCGACAATTCCAGCCGCTTTGATGCTAATGTAACCGATCATTACCATATCATATGCCAGGATTGCGGCAAAATCGAGGATTTTAGTTACCCGGCGCTGCATGAGGTCGAACGCCAGGCGGAATTAACTACCGGCTTCATAGTGAACGGTTTGCGTATGGAACTTTACGGTATTTGCAGCTGCTGTGCGGGCAAGCGGCATTGA
- a CDS encoding DUF4097 family beta strand repeat-containing protein, with amino-acid sequence MKNEPRMTLSAKEQESYSVMERGDKQLVTVEESGGAEVIPPRKKQRPVKRKFIAGLLAAMVPGTGHLYLGLLRKGISFPFVIVLDIAALLYFSSIGMQINVPLLILLALFIPAVYFYNVYDALQSADRMIRLRKMPGAADTAMDSVQEQRRRFISEPGISFGLLLLLGGIMLFFFRQRPVWLRYFIEHQAGAAVGILLIAGGVFLAAREIGIKMFRRRHEDRIGRYTASFLLIGVGILLFRDWQWGTDHMLLLLKWWPALPVLWGLEYLSNFFISRRPGKAVTGPRFRLDFRGLLPAVLLGASVFIVSEQEHYLHLWNKVSLNLTAAAVDYGEAKGSKFQKPVLTVPVELRSAKLAIDAINGDIVVHRSPIDQIEVTSTVWVDQLEGARAEAISDQSFIEVTEGPTIKLTTKGKAYGESGKRQPRIDLDISLPDNRRFNLDIRTMNGGITLQNTEAIQDISLETGNGPIILHKVFGSIKGKTYNGEVKVREIEGDVDLSTNGGDMRAWDVTGSLKLSTAVGNISADRSRTDIDVSTKNGNVVVNEARSSLNAQSLNGIIDVRSPYVQGDWNIYSAVGDINLHLPAEGSYSLKGSSSYGDIISDIPGLVIDKKTISGKVGMGEYKVEVEGNSNLNVIEN; translated from the coding sequence ATGAAAAATGAACCCCGTATGACGTTGTCCGCGAAGGAGCAGGAAAGTTATTCTGTAATGGAACGCGGTGATAAGCAGCTTGTCACTGTGGAAGAGAGCGGCGGCGCAGAAGTCATTCCTCCCCGCAAAAAGCAGCGTCCCGTTAAGCGCAAGTTCATAGCCGGTCTGCTGGCAGCCATGGTCCCCGGGACCGGTCATTTGTATTTGGGCCTTCTTCGGAAAGGGATTTCCTTTCCTTTTGTGATTGTGCTGGATATAGCGGCGCTGCTGTATTTTTCTTCCATCGGCATGCAGATCAATGTGCCTCTTCTTATTTTGCTTGCTCTGTTTATTCCGGCTGTCTATTTCTATAATGTATATGATGCTCTGCAATCGGCGGACAGGATGATTCGTCTTCGCAAAATGCCTGGGGCTGCGGATACCGCCATGGATTCCGTTCAGGAGCAGCGCCGGCGTTTCATCAGCGAACCGGGAATCTCATTTGGTCTGCTCCTGCTGCTCGGAGGAATAATGCTGTTCTTTTTCCGGCAAAGACCGGTCTGGCTGAGGTACTTTATCGAGCATCAGGCAGGCGCGGCCGTGGGAATTCTCTTGATCGCGGGAGGAGTGTTCCTTGCAGCGAGGGAGATTGGTATAAAAATGTTCCGCAGGCGGCATGAAGACCGGATCGGACGCTATACCGCTTCCTTCCTGCTGATAGGAGTCGGCATTTTACTGTTCCGGGACTGGCAATGGGGAACCGACCATATGCTGCTGCTGCTGAAATGGTGGCCGGCTCTTCCTGTATTGTGGGGTTTGGAGTACCTGTCTAATTTCTTTATTTCGCGGCGTCCCGGCAAAGCCGTAACCGGTCCAAGATTCCGTCTGGATTTTCGGGGTCTTCTGCCTGCTGTCCTGCTTGGCGCAAGCGTGTTTATCGTCTCGGAGCAGGAGCATTACCTGCATCTGTGGAATAAGGTCAGCCTCAATTTGACGGCTGCCGCCGTTGACTACGGGGAGGCGAAAGGCAGCAAATTTCAGAAGCCTGTGCTGACGGTTCCGGTGGAATTGCGATCCGCCAAGCTTGCCATTGACGCGATCAACGGGGATATCGTTGTGCACCGAAGTCCGATTGATCAGATAGAGGTTACATCTACTGTGTGGGTTGACCAGTTGGAAGGGGCAAGAGCGGAAGCCATCTCGGATCAATCGTTCATTGAAGTTACCGAAGGGCCCACCATAAAGCTGACGACCAAGGGTAAAGCTTATGGTGAATCGGGCAAGCGCCAGCCGCGCATCGATTTGGATATTTCCCTTCCGGACAACCGCCGTTTCAATCTGGATATCAGAACAATGAATGGCGGTATTACGCTGCAAAATACAGAGGCGATCCAGGACATTTCACTTGAAACCGGCAACGGACCGATCATTTTGCATAAGGTCTTCGGCAGTATCAAAGGGAAGACCTACAATGGAGAAGTAAAAGTCAGAGAAATTGAGGGCGATGTGGACCTTTCCACAAACGGGGGCGATATGCGGGCTTGGGACGTTACGGGGTCTTTGAAGCTTTCAACGGCAGTCGGCAATATCAGTGCTGATCGCAGCCGAACCGATATCGACGTCTCCACCAAGAACGGCAATGTGGTGGTGAATGAGGCCAGATCGTCACTTAACGCTCAGTCTCTAAATGGAATTATTGACGTCCGTTCTCCTTATGTACAGGGTGACTGGAATATTTACAGCGCGGTTGGCGATATCAATCTCCACCTGCCTGCAGAAGGGAGCTATTCCTTGAAGGGTTCCAGCAGCTATGGCGACATCATTTCGGACATACCGGGGCTCGTCATCGACAAAAAAACGATCTCCGGCAAAGTGGGTATGGGTGAATATAAGGTGGAGGTTGAAGGGAACAGCAACTTAAATGTGATAGAAAATTGA
- a CDS encoding GNAT family N-acetyltransferase yields MSKIVKLDLQDEGTLSDLWSLQHKAYRLEAQLIGFNSIPPLLETRDTLRNCGEDFYGCLSEDGGLSGAVATEEERPDSLTITRMMVSPDHFRKGIAGRLLEHVFALYPDKERFIVSTGKKNAPAVSLYRKHGFIPITSSEVAPGVELIEFNRSGKR; encoded by the coding sequence ATGAGCAAAATAGTGAAGCTGGACCTGCAGGACGAGGGGACGCTTAGTGACCTGTGGAGCCTTCAGCATAAAGCCTACCGCCTGGAAGCACAGTTGATCGGCTTTAATTCCATTCCTCCGCTGCTTGAGACGCGGGATACACTCAGAAATTGCGGCGAGGATTTTTACGGCTGCCTGAGTGAAGACGGGGGACTGTCGGGCGCCGTAGCCACGGAAGAAGAGCGTCCGGACAGCTTAACGATTACACGTATGATGGTCAGTCCAGATCATTTCCGTAAAGGAATTGCCGGTCGGCTGCTGGAGCATGTATTTGCGCTTTATCCGGATAAGGAGCGTTTTATTGTGTCGACGGGCAAAAAGAACGCGCCGGCGGTATCTTTATACCGCAAGCATGGCTTTATTCCCATAACTTCCTCGGAAGTAGCCCCCGGTGTCGAACTGATCGAATTTAACAGGAGCGGCAAACGTTGA
- the gatB gene encoding Asp-tRNA(Asn)/Glu-tRNA(Gln) amidotransferase subunit GatB, whose product MPSSKYETVIGLEVHVELHTKSKIFCGCSTEFGAPPNTHTCPVCLGHPGVLPVLNRQAVDYAMKAAMALNCTIGDVSKFDRKNYFYPDSPKAYQISQYDQPIGLNGWIDIEVNGETKRIGITRLHLEEDASKLTHVDGGFGTLIDFNRVGTPLIEIVSEPDLRSPEEARAYLEKMRAIMQYCDVSDVKMEEGSMRCDANISLRPFGQKEFGIRAELKNMNSFRGVLRGLEYEEYRQADILDGGGEVVQETRRWDDAQGKTFSMRGKEEAHDYRYFPDPDLIVLHLDDAWKEAIRSSIPELPDARRVRYSEEYGLPAYDAGVITASKPVADFFEGSLNFTSDAKAVANWIMGDLLAYLNGNNLELSQVKITPQGLGEMIGLIAKGTISSKIAKTVFKEMLETGKLPAQIVEEKGLVQISDEGAIKGIVEAVVAANPQSVEDYKAGKQKAIGFLVGQVMKESKGKANPGLVNKLLAEVLNG is encoded by the coding sequence ATGCCATCATCCAAGTATGAAACAGTCATTGGACTGGAGGTTCACGTCGAGCTTCACACGAAGTCCAAAATTTTCTGCGGCTGCTCCACGGAATTCGGCGCGCCGCCCAATACGCATACCTGTCCCGTCTGTCTGGGACATCCCGGCGTACTGCCCGTATTAAACCGCCAGGCGGTGGATTATGCAATGAAAGCCGCCATGGCGCTGAACTGCACGATCGGCGACGTCAGCAAGTTTGACCGCAAGAACTATTTTTATCCCGATTCGCCGAAGGCTTACCAGATTTCGCAGTATGACCAGCCGATCGGCTTGAACGGATGGATCGATATCGAAGTGAACGGCGAAACGAAGCGAATCGGCATTACCCGGCTGCATCTGGAAGAGGATGCCAGCAAGCTTACGCATGTGGATGGCGGTTTCGGCACGCTCATCGACTTCAACCGGGTAGGGACTCCGCTGATTGAAATCGTCTCCGAGCCGGATCTTCGCTCCCCTGAAGAAGCCCGCGCCTATCTGGAGAAGATGCGGGCGATTATGCAGTACTGCGACGTTTCCGACGTTAAGATGGAAGAAGGCTCTATGCGCTGCGATGCGAACATCAGCCTGCGCCCCTTCGGCCAGAAGGAATTCGGCATCCGAGCCGAGCTGAAGAACATGAACTCCTTCCGCGGCGTGCTGCGCGGTCTGGAGTATGAAGAGTACCGCCAGGCGGATATTCTCGATGGAGGCGGCGAAGTCGTGCAGGAAACCCGCCGCTGGGATGACGCCCAGGGCAAGACTTTTTCCATGCGCGGCAAGGAAGAAGCCCATGACTACCGGTATTTTCCCGATCCGGACCTGATTGTGCTGCATCTTGATGACGCTTGGAAAGAAGCCATCCGTTCTTCCATTCCCGAGCTTCCGGATGCGCGGCGGGTTCGCTATAGCGAGGAGTATGGTCTGCCCGCTTACGACGCCGGAGTAATCACCGCATCCAAACCGGTCGCCGACTTCTTTGAAGGAAGCTTGAATTTCACCAGCGATGCCAAGGCCGTCGCCAACTGGATTATGGGCGATCTGCTCGCTTACCTGAACGGAAACAACCTGGAACTGTCTCAGGTTAAGATTACGCCGCAGGGACTCGGCGAAATGATTGGGCTTATCGCCAAGGGAACCATCAGCAGCAAGATTGCCAAAACCGTATTCAAAGAAATGCTCGAAACCGGCAAGCTTCCGGCACAGATTGTGGAAGAGAAGGGGCTTGTACAGATCAGCGACGAAGGCGCGATCAAGGGAATCGTGGAAGCAGTCGTGGCAGCCAACCCGCAATCCGTGGAGGACTACAAGGCAGGCAAGCAGAAAGCGATCGGCTTCCTTGTGGGTCAAGTCATGAAGGAAAGCAAAGGCAAGGCGAATCCGGGGCTTGTCAACAAGCTTTTGGCTGAAGTGTTGAACGGTTGA
- the gatA gene encoding Asp-tRNA(Asn)/Glu-tRNA(Gln) amidotransferase subunit GatA has translation MSLFQYRLSELHNMLHSAQVSVSELTEESLSAIARVDGDVHAFLTLNEEGARAAARELDDKLASGASRGLLFGMPAGIKDNIVTKGLRTTCASRFLDNYQPIYDATVAAKLRQADAVTIGKLNMDEFAMGGSNENSAYGAVRNPWDLERVPGGSSGGSAAAVAAGEVFFALGSDTGGSIRQPASYCGVVGLKPTYGLVSRYGLVAFASSLDQIGPLTRTVEDSAYVLQAIAGYDAQDSTSAKVDIPDYLSALTGDIKGLRIAVPKEYLGEGVDASVRETVLSALKVLEELGAVWEEVSLPHTEYAVATYYLLASSEASSNLARFDGVRYGVRVDEGGNLLDLYHNSRSHGFGLEVKRRIMLGTYALSSGYYDAYYLKAQKVRTLIKQDFDEVFKKYDVVIGPTAPTTAFKLGSQTEDPLTMYLNDILTIPVNLAGIPAVSIPCGFAEGLPVGLQIIGKEFDESTVLRVAHAYEQHTDYHKQRPQL, from the coding sequence TTGAGCCTGTTTCAATATCGGTTGTCTGAATTACATAATATGCTGCATTCCGCGCAAGTTTCGGTCAGCGAGCTGACTGAGGAATCGCTGTCGGCAATCGCGCGGGTGGACGGCGATGTGCACGCTTTCCTCACCCTTAATGAAGAAGGCGCCCGCGCGGCAGCCCGCGAATTGGATGACAAGCTGGCATCCGGGGCGTCAAGAGGGCTGCTGTTCGGAATGCCTGCCGGCATTAAGGACAATATTGTGACCAAAGGGCTGCGCACGACCTGCGCGAGCCGTTTCCTTGATAATTACCAGCCGATTTATGACGCAACCGTTGCCGCCAAGCTGCGCCAGGCGGACGCCGTGACGATCGGCAAGCTGAATATGGACGAGTTCGCCATGGGCGGCTCGAACGAGAACTCCGCCTACGGGGCGGTCCGCAATCCTTGGGATTTGGAGCGCGTACCGGGCGGCTCCAGCGGCGGCTCCGCTGCGGCGGTGGCTGCGGGCGAAGTATTCTTTGCCCTCGGCTCAGACACCGGCGGCTCGATCCGCCAGCCCGCTTCGTACTGCGGCGTTGTCGGCCTGAAGCCGACCTACGGCCTTGTCTCCCGCTACGGCCTCGTGGCGTTTGCCTCCTCGCTTGACCAGATCGGCCCGCTGACGCGGACCGTTGAGGATTCCGCCTATGTACTGCAGGCGATTGCCGGTTATGACGCCCAGGACTCCACGTCCGCCAAGGTCGATATTCCCGACTATTTGAGCGCTCTTACCGGCGATATCAAAGGCCTTCGCATTGCCGTGCCGAAGGAATACCTGGGCGAAGGCGTCGACGCTTCCGTCCGCGAGACGGTGCTGTCAGCGCTCAAAGTTCTGGAAGAGCTCGGCGCAGTCTGGGAAGAGGTTTCCCTGCCGCATACCGAATATGCGGTAGCGACTTATTATCTGCTTGCTTCCTCGGAGGCTTCCTCCAATCTGGCCCGTTTCGACGGGGTGCGCTACGGCGTGCGTGTTGACGAGGGCGGCAATCTGCTCGATTTGTATCATAATTCGCGCAGCCATGGTTTTGGCCTGGAAGTTAAGCGCCGGATTATGCTTGGAACCTATGCGCTCAGCTCGGGCTATTACGATGCCTACTATTTGAAGGCGCAGAAGGTGCGCACACTGATTAAGCAGGATTTTGACGAAGTATTTAAGAAGTACGACGTGGTAATTGGACCGACCGCCCCGACGACGGCGTTCAAGCTCGGCTCACAGACCGAGGACCCGCTTACCATGTATTTGAACGATATTTTGACCATTCCGGTCAATCTGGCCGGCATCCCTGCCGTCAGCATTCCTTGCGGTTTTGCCGAAGGACTGCCTGTCGGGCTGCAGATTATCGGCAAAGAATTCGATGAGAGTACGGTGCTGCGCGTCGCGCACGCCTATGAACAGCATACCGATTACCATAAGCAGCGTCCGCAGCTGTAA
- the gatC gene encoding Asp-tRNA(Asn)/Glu-tRNA(Gln) amidotransferase subunit GatC yields the protein MSITVKDVQHVARLARLHLSPEEEAMFTEQMNSILQYAEKLSGLDTEGVQPTTHVLHVSNVMREDVVKESLSLEEALLNAPEEEDGQFKVPAVLE from the coding sequence ATGAGCATTACGGTCAAGGATGTGCAGCATGTAGCCCGTCTGGCTCGTCTGCATTTAAGTCCGGAGGAAGAGGCTATGTTTACGGAGCAGATGAACTCCATTTTACAATATGCGGAGAAATTGAGCGGACTTGATACGGAAGGCGTTCAGCCGACGACTCATGTGCTGCATGTCAGCAATGTTATGCGCGAGGATGTCGTAAAGGAGAGCCTTTCGCTTGAGGAAGCACTGCTTAACGCGCCGGAAGAAGAAGACGGACAGTTCAAAGTTCCGGCGGTTTTGGAATAA
- a CDS encoding ABC transporter permease subunit, translating to MRSAWIFYRKEMLEMIRSYKVLWIPVVFIILGIMQPISTYYMPEILKMSGDVPQGLLELYKMPVAGEVMAKSIGQYGTVGLLVLALSAMNSFAGEREGGTAELVLARPLTPLTAASAKWLAQMTLLALSLGLGAACAGYYTVQLIGGLSWSAVLAASALYGLWLLCAVSLTLLFSACLRAPAAAFLSLAAAAGLALLHTLLPRPLHWSPAALPQLSAEALMQQGNAASAWVFPVLSGIVLIVLCFLGASLLFGRNKLPRF from the coding sequence ATGAGAAGCGCTTGGATTTTTTACCGGAAAGAAATGCTGGAGATGATCCGCAGCTATAAGGTACTGTGGATACCGGTCGTGTTCATTATCCTTGGCATCATGCAGCCGATTTCGACCTACTATATGCCAGAGATTCTGAAAATGTCAGGTGACGTGCCACAGGGGTTGCTGGAATTGTATAAGATGCCGGTAGCGGGGGAAGTCATGGCTAAGTCGATCGGGCAGTATGGCACAGTCGGACTGCTGGTGCTCGCGCTTTCGGCGATGAACAGCTTTGCCGGCGAGCGGGAGGGAGGAACCGCGGAACTGGTGCTGGCCAGACCGCTGACTCCACTTACAGCCGCATCCGCCAAATGGCTGGCGCAGATGACCCTGCTCGCGCTGTCTTTGGGGCTGGGCGCCGCATGTGCAGGCTATTATACCGTTCAATTAATCGGCGGCCTCTCCTGGAGCGCAGTGCTGGCCGCATCAGCGCTGTATGGATTATGGCTCCTATGCGCGGTCTCGCTTACGCTTCTATTCAGCGCCTGCCTTCGCGCTCCGGCCGCTGCCTTTCTGTCACTCGCAGCGGCCGCGGGTTTGGCGCTGCTGCATACGCTGCTTCCCCGGCCGCTCCACTGGTCGCCCGCCGCTCTGCCGCAGCTGTCCGCAGAGGCGCTTATGCAGCAGGGGAACGCTGCGTCTGCTTGGGTTTTTCCGGTACTGTCGGGCATAGTGCTGATTGTTCTTTGCTTTTTGGGCGCTTCGCTTCTCTTTGGCCGTAATAAACTGCCTCGATTTTAG
- a CDS encoding ABC transporter ATP-binding protein translates to MPPLLQVSGLHKVFHGQPCVDGISFDMESGRCVALLGPNGAGKTTTLRMLAGLMNPSRGSILFEGKPIGDSYRRQIGYLPQSPSFYNWMTGEEYILLASKLSGMGRKESAGRAAAVLERMGLQDAARRRIGGYSGGMKQRLGLAQALVHAPRLLLLDEPVSALDPIGRREIMELLREIGKETSVIFSTHVLHDAEEVCDDIIMMSRGRIAEHGTLSSLRAKYNRPVITLRVEEQKEALQWLETLSTRSFILERRMEVDGTVLLKVQDMESARSVILREAAERGIPLLRFEAGSLSLEDVFMEAVGG, encoded by the coding sequence ATGCCGCCGCTGCTTCAAGTTTCGGGGCTTCACAAGGTTTTTCACGGGCAGCCTTGCGTGGACGGAATCAGCTTTGATATGGAGTCGGGACGCTGCGTCGCGCTGCTCGGACCTAATGGCGCCGGCAAGACGACCACGCTGCGCATGCTCGCGGGTCTAATGAACCCGAGCCGGGGCAGTATTTTGTTCGAAGGGAAACCGATTGGGGATAGTTACCGCAGGCAGATTGGCTATCTTCCCCAATCCCCTTCTTTCTATAATTGGATGACGGGAGAAGAGTATATCCTTCTTGCCTCAAAGCTCAGCGGCATGGGCAGGAAGGAGTCTGCCGGCCGTGCCGCCGCTGTGCTTGAGCGGATGGGGCTTCAAGACGCTGCAAGGCGCCGGATCGGAGGCTACTCCGGGGGCATGAAGCAGCGTTTAGGGCTTGCGCAGGCGCTCGTCCACGCTCCGCGTCTGCTGCTGCTGGATGAGCCGGTATCGGCGCTTGATCCCATCGGCCGCCGCGAGATTATGGAACTGCTGCGGGAGATCGGCAAGGAGACGAGCGTGATTTTTTCTACACATGTGCTGCATGATGCCGAAGAGGTTTGCGACGACATTATTATGATGAGCCGGGGAAGGATTGCCGAGCACGGAACGCTGTCTTCCCTTAGAGCTAAGTATAACCGGCCGGTTATTACCCTGCGGGTGGAAGAACAGAAGGAAGCCTTGCAGTGGCTGGAGACATTGAGCACCCGTTCTTTCATCCTTGAGAGACGCATGGAAGTTGACGGTACTGTACTTCTAAAGGTCCAGGACATGGAGTCGGCAAGGTCTGTGATTCTCCGGGAAGCGGCGGAACGCGGAATCCCGCTGCTGCGTTTCGAAGCAGGTTCTTTGTCGCTGGAGGATGTATTTATGGAGGCGGTGGGAGGATGA
- a CDS encoding PLD nuclease N-terminal domain-containing protein — MKTIDLSLLWPLFALQALLAVIGLVSLSRARSVRGPKWMWVFIILLGNLLGSLAYFTIGRKE, encoded by the coding sequence ATGAAGACAATCGATCTGTCATTATTGTGGCCGCTCTTTGCGCTGCAGGCACTGCTGGCCGTGATCGGACTTGTCTCACTGTCCAGGGCGCGCAGTGTGCGCGGACCGAAATGGATGTGGGTATTCATTATTCTGCTTGGTAATCTGCTTGGCAGCCTAGCCTATTTTACGATAGGGAGGAAAGAATAA
- a CDS encoding YxlC family protein, giving the protein MTKDNTGLDSGSKWGEASDKDGQTKAAEERASSEFALPELIAGLERLDRAYAKEAAPPSLGELQAQLIAAAERHRRRMLKEWLLFWLVSLVLLGFSLLAITSAPPVYWMVQGLIPIAGIIALIMRLGRKGRGERE; this is encoded by the coding sequence ATGACGAAGGATAATACCGGACTGGACAGCGGCAGTAAATGGGGAGAAGCGTCTGACAAGGACGGCCAGACAAAAGCGGCGGAGGAACGCGCATCCTCGGAATTTGCGCTGCCGGAGCTTATAGCGGGATTGGAACGGCTGGACCGCGCATATGCCAAGGAAGCTGCACCGCCTTCGCTTGGCGAGCTTCAGGCCCAGCTTATTGCCGCAGCCGAAAGACATAGGCGCCGCATGCTGAAGGAATGGCTATTGTTCTGGCTTGTCTCCCTGGTTCTTTTGGGGTTCTCGCTGTTGGCGATTACTTCTGCGCCGCCAGTGTACTGGATGGTTCAGGGGCTTATTCCCATCGCAGGAATTATTGCGCTCATAATGCGTCTCGGACGGAAAGGGCGCGGTGAACGGGAATGA